In Micromonospora sp. WMMD980, the following are encoded in one genomic region:
- a CDS encoding HAD-IA family hydrolase: MPLLLLDLDNTLLDRDGPFRAWGARFLDSVGAPPADLDWLVSVDADGLTNRWDVADAIRDRYGLRIPSIDLVDELHDGVVEHSRLDPLVACALRIAADAGWVPVVVTNGAARQQDTKIRKTGLDRYVADWVISEEAGVSKPNPRIFALAAQRARMPLRGSWVVGDSPEADIGGATAVGLPSVWLHRGRRWSDPRFAPTRVEDGVIPAVAAVLAG; encoded by the coding sequence GTGCCGTTGCTCCTGCTCGATCTGGACAACACCCTGCTGGACCGCGACGGGCCGTTCCGCGCCTGGGGAGCACGCTTCCTGGACAGCGTCGGCGCGCCGCCCGCCGACCTCGACTGGCTGGTGTCCGTCGACGCCGACGGGCTGACCAACCGATGGGACGTGGCGGACGCCATCCGCGACCGCTACGGCCTGCGCATCCCCTCGATCGACCTGGTCGACGAGCTGCACGACGGGGTGGTGGAGCACTCGCGCCTGGACCCGTTGGTGGCGTGCGCGTTGCGGATCGCCGCCGACGCCGGCTGGGTGCCGGTCGTGGTCACCAACGGCGCCGCACGCCAGCAGGACACCAAGATCCGCAAGACCGGTCTGGACCGGTACGTCGCGGACTGGGTGATCTCCGAGGAGGCCGGGGTCAGCAAGCCCAACCCGCGCATCTTCGCGCTCGCCGCCCAGCGGGCCCGGATGCCGCTGCGCGGGTCCTGGGTGGTCGGCGACAGCCCCGAGGCGGACATCGGCGGCGCGACCGCGGTGGGCCTGCCCAGCGTCTGGCTACACCGGGGCCGGCGCTGGTCGGACCCGCGGTTCGCGCCGACCCGGGTGGAGGACGGGGTGATCCCGGCCGTGGCCGCCGTGCTGGCGGGCTGA
- a CDS encoding DUF2630 family protein, producing MDDKTILSRISELVDEEHRLRAGAQEHEAGTDDEARERLRHLEESLDQCWDLLRRRRAARQVHGDPDAQGERPVPEVERYLQ from the coding sequence ATGGACGACAAGACCATCCTGAGCCGGATCTCGGAACTCGTCGACGAGGAGCACCGGCTGCGCGCCGGCGCGCAGGAGCACGAGGCCGGCACCGACGACGAGGCGCGCGAGCGGCTGCGGCACCTGGAGGAGTCCCTGGACCAGTGCTGGGACCTGCTCCGCCGCCGCCGGGCGGCCCGGCAGGTCCATGGCGACCCGGACGCCCAGGGCGAGCGCCCGGTGCCGGAGGTCGAGCGCTACCTCCAGTGA
- a CDS encoding terpene synthase family protein: protein MTGLPAPDPIAAAAEQGRICALAAHGQRALGKAAAAHPELFPGEPFDATLFSSIAAAMAFSAPWHTAAELAVTNRAVLWGFAVDWLVDHQATSRAEVDRIAGTCLDVLDGADADDPLGRFLVELRDDVAAAPGYDALRGRWRATMDRTLAAMAREWTWRGDATRPTLADYLANADNLAATAVNVAHWIHTGSARDVATLDRLVEVGDEVQRALRLVNDLGTHRRDVESGDLNALLLVDDPAEIERRFAEQVDSCRVLLADLAGEVPREADFLARQLGYTTGFYRHTDFWGVR from the coding sequence GTGACGGGCCTGCCGGCGCCGGACCCGATCGCCGCAGCCGCGGAACAGGGCCGGATCTGCGCGCTCGCGGCGCACGGTCAGCGCGCCCTGGGCAAGGCCGCCGCGGCCCACCCGGAGCTGTTCCCCGGCGAGCCGTTCGACGCGACGCTGTTCAGCAGCATCGCCGCCGCGATGGCGTTCAGCGCCCCCTGGCACACCGCCGCGGAGCTGGCCGTCACCAACCGGGCCGTGCTGTGGGGCTTCGCGGTCGACTGGCTCGTCGACCATCAGGCGACCAGCCGGGCCGAGGTCGACCGGATCGCCGGCACCTGCCTGGACGTGCTCGACGGCGCCGACGCCGACGACCCGCTGGGCCGGTTCCTCGTCGAGCTGCGCGACGACGTCGCGGCCGCGCCCGGCTACGACGCGCTGCGCGGGCGCTGGCGCGCCACGATGGACCGCACCCTCGCCGCGATGGCCCGCGAGTGGACGTGGCGCGGCGACGCCACGCGCCCGACGCTCGCCGACTATCTCGCCAACGCGGACAACCTCGCCGCCACCGCGGTCAACGTGGCGCACTGGATCCACACCGGGTCGGCGCGCGACGTCGCCACCCTGGACCGGCTCGTCGAGGTCGGCGACGAGGTGCAGCGGGCCCTGCGGCTGGTCAACGACCTCGGCACCCACCGCCGCGACGTGGAGTCGGGCGATCTCAACGCGTTGCTGCTGGTGGACGACCCGGCGGAGATCGAGCGGCGGTTCGCCGAGCAGGTCGACAGCTGCCGGGTGCTGCTGGCGGACCTGGCCGGCGAGGTGCCCCGGGAGGCCGACTTCCTGGCCCGGCAGCTCGGCTACACCACCGGGTTCTACCGGCACACCGACTTCTGGGGCGTGCGGTGA
- a CDS encoding RIO1 family regulatory kinase/ATPase, with protein MRDYDFPAPQRRGRGKSRFDDDEPQFLKRGRPQPTLADPDAEPDTEDRWSSWDQAVHGPEPHPAWLVTELAARDTELGVLKTGKEADVHLVRRAVPDADRGCLLAAKRYRDAQHRLFHRDAGYLEGRRVRRSREMRAMTGRTAFGRQMIAGQWAAAEFAALSRLWEIGAASGRIAVPYPVQLLGTELMLEFVGDAEAGEAAPRLAQVRPTGAELRDLWAQMVDALVVLARAGYAHGDLSPYNLLVHADRLVMIDLPQVVDVVANPQGGEFLARDVRVVAAWFTARGLPASAADPVALTGTLLREAGLR; from the coding sequence GTGCGCGATTACGACTTCCCGGCGCCGCAGCGCCGTGGCCGCGGCAAGAGCCGCTTCGACGACGACGAACCGCAGTTCCTGAAGCGAGGGCGGCCCCAGCCGACCCTCGCCGACCCGGACGCCGAGCCCGACACCGAGGACCGCTGGTCCTCGTGGGACCAGGCCGTCCACGGCCCCGAGCCGCACCCGGCCTGGCTGGTCACCGAGCTGGCCGCCCGCGACACCGAGCTGGGGGTGCTCAAGACCGGCAAGGAGGCGGACGTCCACCTGGTCCGCCGCGCCGTGCCGGACGCCGACCGCGGCTGCCTGCTGGCGGCCAAGCGCTACCGCGACGCGCAGCACCGGCTCTTCCACCGCGACGCCGGTTACCTGGAGGGCCGACGGGTCCGCCGCTCGCGGGAGATGCGGGCGATGACCGGCCGCACCGCGTTCGGCCGGCAGATGATCGCCGGGCAGTGGGCGGCGGCCGAGTTCGCCGCGCTGTCCCGACTCTGGGAGATCGGGGCCGCCTCCGGGCGGATCGCCGTGCCCTACCCGGTGCAGCTGCTCGGCACCGAGCTGATGCTGGAGTTCGTGGGCGACGCCGAGGCGGGCGAGGCCGCGCCCCGGCTGGCCCAGGTCCGGCCCACCGGCGCGGAGCTGCGTGACCTGTGGGCGCAGATGGTCGACGCGCTCGTGGTGCTGGCCCGTGCCGGGTACGCCCACGGCGACCTGTCGCCGTACAACCTCCTGGTGCACGCCGACCGGCTGGTCATGATCGACCTGCCGCAGGTGGTCGACGTGGTGGCCAACCCGCAGGGCGGCGAGTTCCTGGCCCGCGACGTGCGGGTGGTGGCCGCCTGGTTCACCGCCCGGGGGCTGCCGGCCTCCGCCGCCGATCCGGTGGCGCTGACCGGGACGCTGCTGCGGGAGGCGGGCCTCCGCTGA
- a CDS encoding cytochrome P450: MPLRHILPAVLRDPARALIDIGNRTGGDLVRLNLGSFRPYLVTHPRHVQYVLRDRADNYERAGDGLFWRPVKRLFGEGILGEGQIWSASRRMLQPMFTAKRVDALIDGMAGAISDAVDELDEPYRAGRPVDIGVEQARIVSRAIMKVLFADRISVPDAMRVIEAQDRIATAVIPRIVVPFAPLSLPMPGDRAFRRAVRVVDDVLVPIVRQTRDDAGPADDIISTLWRARTDDGRQLDERQVRNDTVAMFAATTETTINVLTWAWPHLHQHPEVAERLHAEIDEVVGGGPVRREHLSRLTYTRMVLDELLRLYPIGWIIPRRAVAEDVIDGVPIEAGATMAVSPLITQRMGQFWDRPDEFDPERFRPERVRARHRYAHFPFGGGPHQCLGMNLFYLEAQLILATMLGRYRFRLRRTDVPGLRLAAALRPRERVELTLLAAGRAESA; the protein is encoded by the coding sequence GTGCCGTTGCGACATATCCTGCCCGCCGTCCTGCGGGACCCGGCCCGCGCGCTGATCGACATCGGCAACCGCACCGGTGGCGACCTCGTCCGGCTCAACCTCGGCTCGTTCCGTCCGTACCTGGTCACCCACCCCCGGCACGTGCAGTACGTGCTGCGCGACCGGGCGGACAACTACGAGCGGGCCGGCGACGGCCTGTTCTGGCGCCCGGTCAAGCGGCTGTTCGGCGAGGGCATCCTCGGCGAGGGACAGATCTGGTCGGCCAGCCGCCGGATGCTGCAACCGATGTTCACCGCCAAGCGGGTCGACGCGCTCATCGACGGCATGGCCGGGGCCATCAGCGACGCCGTCGACGAGCTGGACGAGCCGTACCGCGCCGGACGGCCCGTCGACATCGGCGTGGAACAGGCCCGCATCGTCAGCCGGGCGATCATGAAGGTGCTCTTCGCCGACCGGATCTCGGTGCCGGACGCGATGCGCGTGATCGAGGCCCAGGACCGCATCGCCACCGCCGTCATCCCGCGGATCGTGGTGCCGTTCGCGCCGCTGTCCCTGCCCATGCCGGGCGACCGCGCGTTCCGCCGCGCGGTACGCGTCGTCGACGACGTGCTGGTGCCGATCGTCCGGCAGACCCGCGACGACGCCGGCCCGGCCGACGACATCATCTCCACGCTCTGGCGGGCCCGCACCGACGACGGCCGGCAGCTCGACGAGCGGCAGGTCCGCAACGACACCGTGGCCATGTTCGCGGCCACCACCGAGACCACCATCAACGTGCTCACCTGGGCCTGGCCCCACCTGCACCAGCACCCCGAGGTCGCCGAGCGGCTCCACGCCGAGATCGACGAGGTGGTCGGCGGCGGGCCGGTACGCCGCGAGCACCTGAGTCGGCTCACCTACACCCGGATGGTGCTCGACGAGTTGCTGCGGCTCTACCCGATCGGCTGGATCATCCCCCGCCGCGCGGTCGCCGAGGACGTCATCGACGGAGTGCCGATCGAGGCCGGGGCGACCATGGCGGTCAGCCCGCTGATCACCCAGCGGATGGGCCAGTTCTGGGACCGCCCGGACGAGTTCGACCCGGAGCGGTTCCGGCCCGAGCGGGTCCGGGCCCGCCACCGGTACGCCCACTTCCCGTTCGGCGGCGGCCCGCACCAGTGCCTCGGCATGAACCTGTTCTATCTGGAGGCTCAGCTCATCCTCGCCACCATGCTCGGCCGCTACCGCTTCCGGCTGCGCCGCACCGACGTGCCGGGGCTGCGCCTGGCCGCGGCGCTGCGACCGCGTGAACGCGTCGAGCTGACGCTGCTCGCCGCCGGCCGGGCGGAGTCGGCGTGA
- a CDS encoding carbon-nitrogen hydrolase family protein produces MPLPTAPLTVAAVQAEPAPGDVAGNASAAARLVGRAAGARVVVLPELFLPAYHPPTLGADPGGTDVAADSDGRVDDPRLDPLRAAARDTGAAVVIGAAVRHPDRRRTISSLVVDPAGTVTAAYDKQQLWSGERELFDAGRRGATLVVDTWRFGLGICYDGCFPEHGRAAAADGAHGYLCPSGYLAGSAHRRDLYYAARALDNTMFVVFANAVGGADPWRFNGGAAVYDPEGRPLARGADTGEDVLVATLDPTVLADTRAAHTMLLDRLPDAGAARVSFVA; encoded by the coding sequence GTGCCCCTCCCCACCGCCCCGCTGACCGTCGCCGCCGTCCAGGCCGAACCGGCGCCCGGCGACGTCGCCGGCAACGCCTCCGCCGCCGCCCGTCTGGTCGGCCGCGCCGCCGGCGCCCGCGTGGTGGTGCTGCCCGAGCTGTTCCTGCCGGCGTACCATCCGCCGACGCTGGGTGCCGACCCCGGCGGGACGGACGTCGCCGCCGACTCCGACGGGCGGGTCGACGACCCCAGGCTCGACCCGCTGCGCGCCGCCGCCCGGGACACCGGAGCCGCAGTGGTGATCGGCGCGGCGGTCCGGCACCCCGACCGTCGACGCACCATCTCGTCGCTCGTCGTCGACCCCGCCGGCACGGTCACCGCCGCGTACGACAAGCAGCAGCTCTGGAGCGGCGAGCGTGAGTTGTTCGACGCCGGCCGGCGGGGCGCCACGCTGGTTGTCGACACGTGGCGGTTCGGCCTCGGCATCTGTTACGACGGCTGCTTCCCCGAGCACGGCCGGGCGGCGGCGGCCGACGGCGCGCACGGCTACCTCTGCCCGAGCGGCTACCTGGCCGGCTCGGCGCACCGCCGTGACCTCTACTACGCCGCCCGCGCGCTGGACAACACCATGTTCGTGGTCTTCGCCAACGCGGTGGGCGGCGCGGACCCGTGGCGGTTCAACGGTGGCGCGGCGGTCTACGACCCGGAGGGCCGACCCCTCGCCCGGGGCGCGGACACCGGCGAGGACGTGCTGGTGGCCACGCTGGACCCGACCGTCCTGGCGGACACCCGCGCGGCGCACACCATGCTGCTCGACCGGCTGCCGGACGCCGGGGCGGCCCGCGTCTCGTTCGTCGCCTGA